A region of Malaclemys terrapin pileata isolate rMalTer1 chromosome 20 unlocalized genomic scaffold, rMalTer1.hap1 SUPER_20_unloc_2, whole genome shotgun sequence DNA encodes the following proteins:
- the LOC128829511 gene encoding olfactory receptor 1B1-like, with the protein MGCENGSEISEFILLGLSSRPGPQPFLVLLFLPLYVAGVLGNSLMVALITVDPRLHSPMYSLLRSLSLVDVGLLSVTVPQALAHALSGHRAVPFRACLAQFFFFYVFGVSDTLLLAAMALDRYVAICDPLRYPAVMSPRVCRRLVASCLGLAVLHSAFHAGLLLRLTYRGGNRLPHFFCDHQPLLRLSCSPTRVNEAAIFFEGGLVILGPFLFIAASYARIGRAVLQRPASERRRALSTCGSHLTMVALFYGAIVGVYFQPGASYSAPRGAVFSVMYTIVTPAANPFVYSLRNKDVQGALRRLMGRGRFLPEGAGKLLAVTWGSGRPHGLPESPASSSVQRGLETPSGPKHLNQPASRRGSRTRR; encoded by the exons ATGGGTTGTGAGAACGGCAGCGAAATCTCCGAGTTCATTCTGCTGGGCCTGTCGTCCCGCCCAGGCCCTCAGCCCTTCCTcgttctcctcttcctcccgcTCTACGTGGCCGGCGTTCTGGGCAACTCCCTGATGGTGGCTCTGATCACGGTGGACCCCCGGCTCCACAGCCCCATGTACTCCCTCCTCCGCAGCCTCTCACTGGTGGACGTGGGCCTGCTCTCGGTCACCGTCCCCCAGGCGCTGGCCCACGCCCTCTCTGGCCACCGGGCCGTGCCCTTCCGTGCCTGCCTGGCCCAGTTCTTTTTCTTCTACGTCTTCGGCGTCTCCGACACGTTGCTCTTGGCCGCCATGGCCCTGGAccgctacgtggccatctgcgACCCGCTGCGCTACCCGGCCGTGATGAGCCCCCGGGTCTGCCGGCGCCTGGTGGCCTCCTGCCTCGGCCTGGCCGTCCTCCACTCCGCCTTCCACGCCGGGCTGCTGCTGAGACTCACCTACCGGGGCGGGAACCGGCTGCCCCACTTCTTCTGCGACCACCAGCCCCTGCTACGTCTGTCCTGCTCCCCGACGCGGGTCAACGAGGCGGCCATCTTCTTCGAGGGCGGCCTGGTCATCCTGGGGCCCTTTCTCTTCATTGCGGCCAGCTACGCCCGCATCGGCCGGGCCGTGCTCCAGCGGCCGGCTTCGGAGAGGCGCCGGGCCCTCTCCACCTGCGGCTCCCACCTCACCATGGTGGCTTTGTTCTACGGGGCCATCGTCGGGGTCTACTTCCAGCCCGGGGCCAGCTACTCGGCCCCCCGGGGGGCTGTCTTCTCCGTCATGTACACCATCGTCACCCCGGCCGCCAACCCCTTCGTCTACAGCCTGCGCAACAAGGacgtccagggggctctgcggaGACTCATGGGGAGGGGGCGGTTTCTCCCAGAAG GTGCTGGAAAGCTCCTGGCCGTGACGTGGGGGTCAGGCCGTCCCCATGGG CTCCCAGAGTCCCCCGCCTCCAGCTCAGTGCAGCGGGGCCTGGAGACCCCCAGCGGCCCTAAGCACCTGAACCAGCCTGCGTCCCGCCGAGGGAGTCGCACCCGCCGCTGA
- the LOC128829512 gene encoding LOW QUALITY PROTEIN: olfactory receptor 1Q1-like (The sequence of the model RefSeq protein was modified relative to this genomic sequence to represent the inferred CDS: inserted 1 base in 1 codon): MGDQNADCLAQMYFFIAFGITSWLISHFHSLLHTCVXASNRVPLFFCDILPLLNLSCSDTGLNALVVHTEEALVVNGALVFIFLSYVTIVSPVIKVPLPDGKRKAFSTGGSHLAVVAVFFSTVIWVYFQSLSSFSAEKGAVAAVTYTVVTPMLNPFIYTPRSDEMKGALRKAISRMVASLGT; this comes from the exons ATGGGCGACCAGAATGCCGATTGCCTGGCCCAGATGTATTTCTTCATCGCCTTCGGCATCACCTCCTGGCTGATCTCTCACTTCCACTCCCTGCTGCACACCTGCG CCGCCTCCAACAGGGTCCCCCTCTTCTTCTGCGACATCTTGCCCCTGCTGAACCTCTCCTGCTCCGACACTGGGCTCAATGCCCTGGTGGTGCACACCGAGGAGGCCCTGGTGGTCAACGGGGCGCTGgttttcatcttcctctcctaCGTCACCATTGTGTCCCCCGTCATCAAGGTCCCTTTGCCCGACGGCAAGCGCAAGGCCTTCTCAACCGGTGGCTCCCACCTGGCTGTCGTAGCGGTCTTCTTCAGCACCGTTATCTGGGTCTACTTCCAGTCCTTGTCCAGCTTCTCTGCTGAAAAGGGTGCTGTGGCAGCTGTCACGTACACTGTGGTCACCCCCATGCTCAACCCCTTCATCTACACCCCGAGGAGTGACGAGATGAAGGGGGCTCTGAGAAAAGCCATCAGCCGGATGGTGGCCTCTCTGGGGACGTAG
- the LOC128829536 gene encoding serine/threonine-protein kinase A-Raf-like produces MRRCSDSSCPVTNGLRLEGPVPVELPRGPAPDESPAAEAGPGAGTGTVKVYLPNQQRTVVNVRPGATVYDALDKALKVRGLNQDCCAVYRHLGGTKLLTDWDTDITPLEGQVLYVEVLDEVPLTMHNFVRKTFFSLAFCDFCLKFLFHGFRCQTCGYKFHQQCSSRVPSVCLALDAAHCPIYSHDPYPDVQGQDSPSARPGLAPLTLQPISSHQQCLSPDAFSFPDPPGGGQPLQRHRSTSTPNVHMVSTADPGDAAARQIAAMSFITDAPAGGEGFPPDPSPAQEPPGRREAPSKSPPQPPKERKGSASSAEDKKKVKALGYRDSGYQWEVPPHEVILLRR; encoded by the exons ATGCGGCGCTGCTCGGACTCCTCCTGCCCCGTCACCAATGGCCTGCGCTTGGAGGGCCCGGTGCCCGTGGAGCTGCCCCGGGGGCCGGCGCCGGACGAGAGCCCCGCAGCCGAGGCGGGCCCGGGCGCCGGCACCGGCACCGTCAAGGTCTATCTACCCAACCAGCAGCGCACTGTG GTCAACGTGCGGCCGGGAGCCACCGTCTACGATGCCCTGGACAAAGCGCTGAAGGTGCGAGGGCTGAACCAGGACTGCTGCGCGGTGTACCGGCACCTGGGCGG GACGAAGCTGCTGACCGACTGGGACACGGACATCACCCCGCTGGAGGGGCAGGTTCTCTACGTGGAGGTGCTGGACGAGGTGCCGCTCACCATGCACAACTTT GTCCGTAAGACGTTTTTCAGCCTGGCCTTCTGCGACTTCTGCCTCAAGTTCCTGTTCCACGGCTTCCGCTGCCAGACGTGCGGCTACAAATTCCACCAGCAATGCAGCAGCCGCGTGCCCAGCGTCTGCCTGGCCCTGGACGCAGCCCACTGCCC GATTTACAGCCACGACCCCTACCCCGACGTGCAGGGGCAGGATTCCCCctcggcccggcccggcctggcccccctaACGCTGCAGCCCATCAG ctcccaccAGCAGTGCCTGAGCCCCGACGCCTTCAGCTTCCCGGACCCCCCCGGCGGGGGACAGCCCCTCCAGCGCCAccgctccacctccacccccaacgTGCACATGGTGAGCACGGCCGACCCCGGGGACGCCGCCGCCCGGCAG ATCGCAGCCATGAGCTTCATCACAGACG CGCCAGCCGGGGGGGAAGGGTTTCCCCcagatcccagccctgcccaggagcCTCCCGGGCGCCGCGAGGCCCCCTCCAAGTCGCCCCCGCAGCCCCCCAAGGAGCGGAAGGGGTCAGCGTCGTCGGCCGAGGACAAGAAGAAGGTG